One stretch of Cedecea neteri DNA includes these proteins:
- the proQ gene encoding RNA chaperone ProQ, protein MENQPKLNSSKEVIAFLAERFPRCFSAEGEARPLKIGIFQDLVSRVEGEMSLSKTQLRSALRLYTSSWRYLYGIKAGATRVDLDGNPCGELDEQHVEHARQQLEEAKARVQAQRAEQQAKKREAAAAAGGTEEAPRRERKPRPAAAPRRKEAAERKPRTEKPAPKAPREERRTPVTDITALQVGQAIKVKAGNNAMDATVLEITKDGVRVQLTSGMAMIVRAEHLQF, encoded by the coding sequence ATGGAAAATCAACCTAAGTTGAATAGTAGTAAAGAAGTCATCGCATTTTTGGCCGAGCGTTTTCCACGCTGTTTTAGCGCTGAAGGTGAAGCCCGTCCGTTGAAGATTGGTATCTTCCAGGATTTAGTTTCTCGTGTTGAAGGCGAAATGAGCCTCAGCAAAACTCAGCTTCGCTCGGCATTACGCCTTTATACATCAAGCTGGCGTTACCTGTACGGCATCAAAGCTGGCGCGACTCGCGTAGATCTTGATGGCAACCCGTGCGGTGAGCTGGACGAACAGCATGTAGAACATGCTCGCCAGCAGCTTGAGGAAGCAAAAGCCCGCGTTCAGGCCCAGCGCGCTGAACAGCAGGCGAAGAAACGCGAAGCAGCCGCCGCCGCTGGCGGAACGGAAGAGGCTCCGCGCCGCGAACGTAAACCTCGCCCGGCCGCAGCACCTCGTCGTAAAGAAGCCGCTGAGCGCAAACCTCGGACGGAAAAACCGGCACCTAAGGCACCTCGCGAAGAGCGTCGTACCCCGGTTACGGATATTACCGCTCTGCAGGTTGGACAGGCCATTAAAGTTAAAGCCGGTAACAACGCAATGGATGCTACCGTACTGGAAATTACCAAAGATGGCGTCCGTGTACAGCTGACTTCTGGTATGGCAATGATCGTACGCGCAGAACACTTGCAGTTCTGA